A section of the Pseudomonas flavescens genome encodes:
- a CDS encoding ABC transporter permease, which yields MNFYAIRAIYLFELARTWRTLLQSIATPVITTSLYFVVFGSAIGSSMTQVHGVSYGAFIIPGLIMLALLTESISNASFGIYMPKYSGTIYEVLSAPISYLEILLGYVGAAATKSIVLGLIILATARLFVDFEILHPFWMLAFLVLTALTFSLFGFIIGVWADGWEKLQIVPALIVTPLTFLGGSFYSISMLPPVWQTVTLFNPVVYLISAFRWSFYGVSDVNVLVSLGMILGFLLACILTVGWIFKTGYRLKS from the coding sequence ATGAATTTCTACGCGATCCGCGCCATCTACCTGTTCGAACTGGCCCGCACCTGGCGCACCCTGCTGCAGAGCATCGCCACGCCGGTGATCACCACCTCGCTGTACTTCGTGGTGTTCGGCTCGGCCATCGGTTCGAGCATGACCCAGGTGCATGGCGTCAGCTACGGCGCCTTCATCATCCCCGGCCTGATCATGCTGGCCCTGCTGACCGAGAGCATCTCCAACGCCTCGTTCGGCATCTACATGCCCAAATACTCGGGCACCATCTACGAGGTGCTGTCGGCGCCGATTTCCTACCTGGAAATTCTCCTCGGCTACGTGGGCGCGGCGGCCACCAAGTCCATCGTGCTCGGCCTGATCATCCTCGCCACGGCGCGGCTGTTCGTCGATTTCGAGATTCTCCATCCGTTCTGGATGCTGGCCTTCCTGGTGCTCACTGCGCTGACCTTCAGCCTGTTCGGCTTCATCATCGGCGTGTGGGCCGACGGCTGGGAGAAGCTGCAGATCGTTCCTGCGCTGATCGTTACGCCACTGACCTTTCTCGGCGGCAGCTTCTACTCGATCAGCATGCTGCCGCCGGTGTGGCAGACGGTGACCCTGTTCAACCCGGTGGTCTACCTGATCAGTGCGTTCCGCTGGAGCTTCTACGGCGTATCCGACGTCAACGTGCTGGTCAGCCTGGGGATGATTCTCGGCTTCCTGCTGGCGTGCATCCTTACCGTTGGCTGGATCTTTAAAACCGGCTATCGCCTGAAAAGCTGA
- a CDS encoding COG3650 family protein, with amino-acid sequence MPISRKFLVFTLLPLFASCAVYTGKPVDPEKSQTRLQGQLTREAGQLWFSPCSDPRRFAIGEGSTGITQDSSELLGDGHSVLFADLRGQMGPTKISGADGGFELSRVYRLQGEGHGCDDPNFKRTLVRASGQEPFWSVTVSNQGMVLSGPEHEPLALPYMEEQLPDGRINLTSEANGQRVELWIAPQRCVDTMSGAVQHLSAELRLNGKLMRGCAAFGGARND; translated from the coding sequence ATGCCTATCAGCCGCAAATTCCTAGTGTTCACCCTGTTGCCACTGTTCGCCAGTTGCGCGGTGTATACGGGCAAGCCCGTGGACCCGGAAAAATCGCAGACACGCCTGCAGGGCCAGCTGACTCGCGAAGCCGGCCAGCTATGGTTTTCCCCCTGTAGCGATCCACGCCGCTTCGCCATCGGCGAGGGCAGCACCGGTATCACCCAGGACAGCAGCGAGCTGTTGGGCGATGGTCATTCCGTTCTGTTCGCCGACCTGCGCGGGCAGATGGGGCCGACCAAGATCAGCGGTGCCGACGGCGGCTTCGAGCTGAGCCGCGTGTATCGGCTGCAGGGTGAAGGCCATGGCTGCGACGACCCCAACTTCAAGCGCACACTGGTGCGCGCCAGCGGCCAGGAGCCGTTCTGGAGCGTGACCGTGAGCAATCAGGGCATGGTGCTCAGCGGCCCGGAGCACGAGCCCCTGGCGCTGCCCTACATGGAAGAGCAACTGCCCGATGGCCGCATCAACCTGACCAGCGAAGCCAATGGCCAGCGCGTGGAGCTGTGGATAGCGCCGCAGCGTTGCGTCGACACCATGAGCGGCGCGGTACAGCACCTGAGCGCCGAGCTACGCCTCAATGGCAAGCTGATGCGGGGCTGCGCGGCGTTCGGCGGAGCGCGTAACGACTGA
- the guaA gene encoding glutamine-hydrolyzing GMP synthase → MALDIHAHRILILDFGSQYTQLIARRVREIGVYCELHPFDMDDDAIREFAPRGVILAGGPESVHEANSPRCPQAVFDLGVPVFGICYGMQTMAEQLGGRVAGSDLREFGYARVDVVGKSRILDGIEDHVDADGVFGLDVWMSHGDKVTEIPAGFHVLASTPSCPIAGMFDDDRNYYGVQFHPEVTHTKQGERILSRFILDICGCEALWTPSKIAEDAIAQVRAQVGDANVLLGLSGGVDSSVVAALLHKAIGDQLTCVFVDNGLLRLHEGEQVMAMFAENMGVKVIRANAEAQFLDNLAGEADPEKKRKIIGRTFIDVFDAQASQLDNIQFLAQGTIYPDVIESAGAKSGKAHVIKSHHNVGGLPEEMNLKLVEPLRELFKDEVRRLGLELGLPYDMVYRHPFPGPGLGVRILGEVKKEYADLLRRADHIFIEELRKADWYHKVSQAFVVFQPVKSVGVVGDGRRYAWVVALRAVETIDFMTARWAHLPYELLETVSGRIINEIDGISRVTYDVSSKPPATIEWE, encoded by the coding sequence ATGGCCCTCGACATTCACGCTCACCGCATCCTGATCCTCGATTTCGGTTCCCAGTACACCCAGCTGATCGCCCGCCGCGTGCGCGAGATCGGCGTGTATTGCGAACTGCACCCGTTCGACATGGACGATGACGCGATTCGCGAATTCGCACCGCGCGGCGTCATCCTCGCCGGTGGCCCGGAGTCGGTACACGAAGCCAACAGCCCGCGTTGCCCGCAAGCGGTATTCGACCTCGGCGTGCCGGTATTCGGCATCTGCTACGGCATGCAGACCATGGCCGAGCAGCTCGGTGGCCGAGTGGCCGGCTCCGACTTGCGCGAATTCGGTTACGCCCGCGTCGATGTGGTCGGCAAGAGCCGCATCCTCGACGGCATCGAAGACCATGTCGATGCCGACGGCGTATTCGGCCTGGACGTCTGGATGAGCCACGGCGACAAGGTTACCGAGATCCCGGCTGGCTTCCATGTGCTGGCCAGCACGCCAAGCTGCCCGATTGCCGGCATGTTCGACGACGACCGTAACTACTACGGCGTGCAGTTCCACCCGGAAGTGACTCACACCAAGCAGGGCGAACGCATCCTGTCGCGCTTCATTCTCGACATCTGCGGCTGTGAAGCCCTGTGGACGCCGTCGAAAATCGCCGAAGATGCCATCGCCCAGGTGCGCGCCCAGGTCGGCGATGCCAACGTACTGCTCGGCCTGTCCGGCGGTGTAGACTCCTCGGTGGTCGCGGCGCTGCTGCACAAGGCCATCGGCGATCAGCTGACCTGCGTATTCGTCGACAACGGCCTGCTGCGCCTGCACGAAGGCGAGCAGGTGATGGCCATGTTCGCCGAGAACATGGGCGTCAAGGTGATCCGCGCCAACGCCGAGGCGCAGTTCCTCGACAACCTGGCCGGCGAAGCCGACCCGGAGAAGAAGCGCAAGATCATCGGCCGCACCTTCATCGACGTGTTCGATGCCCAGGCCAGCCAGCTCGACAACATCCAGTTCCTGGCCCAAGGCACCATCTACCCGGACGTGATCGAGTCCGCTGGCGCCAAGAGCGGCAAGGCGCACGTGATCAAGTCGCACCACAACGTCGGCGGCCTGCCCGAGGAAATGAACCTCAAGCTGGTCGAGCCATTGCGCGAGCTGTTCAAGGACGAAGTGCGTCGCCTCGGCCTCGAGCTGGGCCTGCCCTACGACATGGTCTACCGCCACCCATTCCCGGGCCCGGGCCTGGGCGTGCGCATCCTCGGTGAAGTGAAGAAGGAATACGCCGACCTGCTGCGTCGTGCCGACCACATCTTCATCGAAGAACTGCGCAAGGCCGACTGGTACCACAAGGTCAGCCAGGCGTTCGTGGTGTTCCAGCCGGTGAAATCGGTTGGCGTGGTCGGTGACGGCCGTCGTTACGCCTGGGTCGTGGCCCTGCGTGCGGTGGAAACCATCGACTTCATGACCGCCCGCTGGGCACACCTGCCGTACGAACTGCTGGAAACCGTCAGCGGCCGCATCATCAACGAAATCGACGGCATCTCCCGCGTCACCTACGACGTATCGAGCAAGCCGCCAGCGACCATTGAGTGGGAGTAG
- a CDS encoding DUF1289 domain-containing protein: MQTAERPVASPCVHVCALDEEDICIGCQRNVDEITRWSRMENAERRQVLQLCHERARDKGILL; encoded by the coding sequence ATGCAAACCGCCGAACGTCCCGTCGCCTCACCCTGCGTGCACGTCTGTGCACTGGACGAGGAGGACATCTGCATCGGTTGCCAGCGCAACGTCGACGAGATCACCCGCTGGAGCCGCATGGAAAACGCCGAGCGCCGCCAGGTGCTGCAGCTTTGCCATGAACGTGCCCGGGACAAAGGCATCCTGCTCTAG
- a CDS encoding LysR family transcriptional regulator: MNLSPESLQAFAQAAATGSFSAAARRLGKSQSTVSESIARLEIDLNVSLFVRGARQLTLTEAGCSLLSRVQDVLAASDRLLRQAGQLAAGLEPKLTLVLSDAYQASQYQARLVELDQRYPDLEFECFFAEHADVLDLVGQGRVNLGLLAAQPSYPPELAHASLADCADFGLFVARGHPLSQLPRVTADDLAHWRVLRLSTVAKQEEELDDLPGSGGRCWSAPDYLLLLEMATLGFGWAALPRQLVMGHGGDRLQELAINGWPKQVAVDVVWSRERPLGPAAAWLLERLLAV; this comes from the coding sequence ATGAACCTTTCTCCCGAATCTCTCCAGGCGTTTGCCCAGGCGGCCGCCACCGGCTCGTTCAGTGCCGCGGCCCGGCGCCTGGGCAAAAGCCAGTCGACGGTCAGCGAATCCATTGCGCGGCTGGAAATCGACCTCAACGTCAGCCTGTTCGTACGCGGCGCGCGCCAGCTCACGCTGACCGAGGCCGGCTGCAGCCTCTTGAGCCGGGTACAGGATGTGCTGGCCGCATCCGATCGCCTGCTGCGCCAGGCCGGACAATTGGCTGCGGGCCTGGAGCCCAAGCTGACCCTGGTGCTGTCGGACGCCTACCAGGCGAGCCAGTATCAGGCTCGTCTGGTGGAGCTCGACCAGCGCTACCCGGATCTGGAATTCGAGTGTTTTTTCGCCGAACACGCTGATGTTCTCGACTTGGTCGGCCAGGGCCGGGTCAATCTTGGCCTGCTCGCTGCCCAACCCAGTTATCCGCCGGAACTGGCCCACGCCAGCCTGGCCGACTGTGCAGATTTCGGTCTATTCGTCGCCAGAGGGCATCCGCTCAGCCAGTTACCGCGAGTCACTGCGGATGATCTGGCCCACTGGCGCGTACTGCGCCTGAGCACTGTGGCGAAGCAGGAAGAAGAACTGGACGATCTGCCGGGCAGCGGCGGGCGCTGCTGGTCGGCGCCGGACTACCTGCTGCTGCTGGAGATGGCCACGCTGGGCTTTGGCTGGGCTGCCCTGCCTCGCCAGTTGGTCATGGGCCATGGCGGGGATCGCCTGCAGGAACTGGCCATCAACGGCTGGCCCAAGCAGGTTGCGGTGGATGTGGTCTGGTCGCGGGAACGGCCGCTGGGCCCGGCTGCCGCCTGGTTGCTGGAGCGGCTGCTGGCTGTATGA
- a CDS encoding sugar ABC transporter ATPase, giving the protein MATQSIVVPRISSFPGHERKAQQILRWLAKRDIVEALPTTCGRNGMAYAIAPGASRVVEFAERLPFGQAVNGLEVIYRRCIYTPVDGFLEEAGCPECRKEIGEALFESLDEWSPGETDNFTCPECRHEDDINGFLFLQPCGFSNLGFIFNGWADARFTPAFLEEFAERLGYPVALVSA; this is encoded by the coding sequence ATGGCTACTCAGAGTATCGTCGTTCCGCGGATTTCCAGCTTCCCCGGCCACGAGCGCAAGGCGCAGCAGATTCTTCGCTGGCTGGCCAAGCGCGATATCGTCGAGGCGCTGCCGACCACCTGTGGGCGCAATGGCATGGCCTACGCCATCGCGCCTGGAGCGAGCAGGGTGGTCGAGTTCGCCGAGCGGCTGCCGTTCGGCCAGGCTGTCAATGGGCTGGAAGTCATCTACCGGCGCTGCATCTACACGCCCGTCGACGGTTTCCTCGAAGAGGCGGGTTGCCCCGAATGCCGCAAGGAGATCGGCGAGGCGTTGTTCGAAAGCCTGGACGAGTGGTCGCCAGGAGAAACCGACAACTTCACCTGCCCCGAATGCAGGCACGAAGACGACATCAACGGTTTCCTGTTCCTGCAGCCTTGCGGCTTTTCCAACCTGGGTTTCATCTTCAATGGCTGGGCCGATGCGCGGTTCACGCCTGCCTTTCTCGAAGAGTTCGCCGAACGGCTGGGGTATCCCGTCGCGCTGGTAAGCGCCTAG
- a CDS encoding NIPSNAP family protein, which translates to MITCYLRYIIDPYQLAEFEHYAKLWIPLVEKFGGQHHGYFLPLEGANNVALALFSFPSLATYEEYRERSMQDAECLEAFAYAQQNRCIISYERSFMRPVGVEPR; encoded by the coding sequence ATGATCACCTGCTACCTGCGCTACATCATCGACCCGTACCAATTGGCCGAGTTCGAGCACTACGCAAAATTATGGATACCCCTGGTGGAGAAATTCGGCGGCCAGCATCACGGCTACTTCCTGCCATTGGAAGGTGCCAACAACGTGGCCCTGGCACTGTTCAGCTTCCCCAGCCTGGCCACCTACGAGGAGTACCGTGAGCGCTCGATGCAAGATGCCGAGTGCCTGGAGGCCTTCGCCTATGCACAGCAGAACCGCTGCATCATCAGTTACGAGCGCAGCTTCATGCGCCCGGTAGGTGTCGAGCCCCGTTAA
- a CDS encoding gamma carbonic anhydrase family protein, whose product MKYRLGNARVEQHPQSWVAPSATLIGKVRLEAGASVWFGAVLRGDNELIHIGEDSNVQDGAVMHTDMGSPLTLGKGVTVGHNAMLHGCSVGDYSLVGINAVVLNGARIGKHCIIGANALIAEGKEIPDGSLVVGSPGKVVRELTEQQKKLLEASAAHYVQNARRYATDLAEQED is encoded by the coding sequence ATGAAATACCGCCTGGGCAATGCCCGTGTCGAACAGCATCCGCAAAGCTGGGTCGCTCCCAGCGCCACCCTGATCGGCAAGGTACGCCTCGAGGCGGGGGCCAGTGTCTGGTTCGGCGCGGTGCTGCGTGGCGACAACGAACTCATCCATATCGGCGAGGACAGCAACGTCCAGGACGGTGCGGTCATGCACACCGACATGGGCTCACCGCTGACCCTGGGCAAAGGCGTCACCGTGGGCCACAACGCCATGTTGCATGGTTGTTCGGTCGGTGATTACAGCCTGGTCGGCATCAACGCCGTGGTGCTCAATGGCGCGCGTATCGGCAAGCACTGCATCATCGGCGCCAACGCGCTGATCGCCGAGGGCAAGGAAATTCCCGACGGTTCGCTGGTGGTGGGCTCGCCGGGCAAGGTGGTGCGTGAGCTCACCGAGCAGCAGAAGAAACTGCTCGAAGCCAGTGCCGCTCACTATGTACAGAACGCCAGGCGTTATGCCACCGATCTCGCCGAGCAGGAAGACTGA
- a CDS encoding CoA pyrophosphatase — protein MLDELLQRVRGYSPHFMEAQEGFPEAAVLVPITRSDEPEVVLTLRASGLSTHGGEVAFPGGRRDPEDRDLIDTALREAEEEIGLPPGLVEIVGPLSTLVSRHGIQVTPYVGVVPDFVDYQANDGEIAAVFSVPLAFFRDDPREVTHRIDYLGHSWYVPSYRYGEYKIWGLTAIMLVELVNLVFDAGIDMQRPPEYYIHLT, from the coding sequence ATGCTGGACGAGTTACTCCAACGCGTTCGAGGCTACAGCCCGCACTTCATGGAGGCCCAGGAGGGTTTTCCCGAGGCTGCGGTGCTGGTGCCCATCACCCGCAGCGATGAGCCCGAAGTGGTGCTCACCCTGCGCGCCAGTGGTCTGTCCACCCACGGCGGCGAAGTCGCCTTTCCCGGTGGCCGCCGCGACCCGGAAGACCGCGACCTGATTGACACCGCCCTGCGCGAGGCCGAAGAGGAAATCGGCCTGCCGCCCGGCCTCGTGGAGATCGTCGGGCCGCTCAGTACGCTGGTTTCCAGGCACGGCATTCAGGTAACGCCCTATGTCGGGGTGGTGCCTGACTTCGTCGACTACCAGGCCAACGATGGCGAGATCGCCGCGGTGTTTTCCGTGCCCCTGGCGTTCTTCCGTGATGACCCCCGGGAAGTCACCCACCGCATCGATTACCTCGGCCATAGCTGGTACGTGCCGAGCTACCGCTATGGTGAGTACAAGATCTGGGGGCTGACGGCGATCATGCTGGTGGAGCTGGTCAATCTGGTCTTTGATGCCGGCATCGACATGCAGCGCCCACCCGAGTACTACATTCACCTCACGTGA
- the guaB gene encoding IMP dehydrogenase, with product MLRISQEALTFDDVLLIPGFSDVLPKDVSLKTRLTRGIELNIPLLSAAMDTVTEARLAIAMAQEGGIGIIHKNMTIEQQAAEVRKVKKFEAGVVKDPITIEADATVRDLFELTRQNNISGVPVLSNGDLVGIVTSRDVRFENRLDATVREVMTPKERLVTVKEGAAKDVVRDLLHKHRIEKVLIVDDAFTLKGMMTVKDIEKAKAYPLASKDDQGRLRVGAAVGTGADTGDRVAALANAGVDVIIVDTAHGHSKGVIERVGWVKQNFPDIQVIGGNIATGAAALALAEAGADAVKVGIGPGSICTTRIVAGVGVPQISAVANVAAALEGSGIPLIADGGIRFSGDLSKAIVAGASCVMIGSMLAGTEEAPGEIELFQGRSYKAYRGMGSLGAMSQAQGSSDRYFQDSAAGAEKLVPEGIEGRVAYKGAMGSIVHQLMGGLRASMGYTGCGTIEEMRTKPEFVRITGAGMAESHVHDVQITKEAPNYRVG from the coding sequence ATGCTGCGTATCAGTCAAGAAGCTCTTACCTTCGACGACGTTTTACTTATCCCCGGTTTCTCCGATGTTCTGCCGAAGGACGTCAGCCTCAAGACTCGCCTCACCCGTGGCATCGAGTTGAATATTCCGCTGCTGTCCGCGGCCATGGATACCGTGACCGAAGCCCGCCTGGCCATCGCCATGGCGCAGGAAGGCGGCATCGGCATCATCCACAAGAACATGACCATCGAGCAGCAGGCTGCCGAAGTGCGCAAGGTCAAGAAGTTCGAAGCCGGTGTGGTCAAGGACCCGATCACCATCGAGGCCGACGCGACCGTGCGCGACCTGTTCGAACTGACTCGCCAGAACAACATCTCCGGCGTTCCCGTGCTGAGCAATGGTGATCTGGTCGGTATCGTCACCTCCCGTGACGTGCGCTTCGAGAACCGCCTGGACGCTACCGTCCGTGAAGTGATGACGCCCAAAGAGCGTCTCGTCACGGTCAAGGAAGGCGCTGCCAAGGACGTCGTTCGCGATCTGCTGCACAAGCACCGTATCGAGAAAGTCCTGATCGTCGACGATGCCTTCACCCTCAAGGGCATGATGACCGTCAAGGACATCGAAAAAGCCAAGGCCTACCCGCTGGCCAGCAAGGACGATCAGGGTCGTCTGCGCGTGGGTGCTGCTGTCGGTACTGGCGCCGACACCGGTGACCGCGTTGCCGCGTTGGCCAATGCCGGTGTTGACGTGATCATCGTCGACACCGCCCATGGCCACTCCAAGGGCGTGATCGAGCGCGTGGGCTGGGTCAAGCAGAACTTCCCGGACATCCAGGTGATCGGCGGCAACATCGCCACCGGCGCTGCCGCATTGGCCCTGGCCGAAGCGGGCGCCGATGCGGTCAAGGTCGGCATCGGCCCTGGCTCGATCTGCACCACCCGTATCGTCGCCGGTGTCGGCGTGCCGCAGATCTCCGCAGTGGCCAATGTCGCCGCCGCGCTGGAAGGCAGCGGTATTCCGTTGATCGCCGATGGTGGCATCCGTTTCTCCGGTGACCTGTCCAAGGCCATCGTTGCCGGTGCTTCCTGCGTGATGATCGGCTCCATGCTGGCCGGTACCGAAGAAGCTCCAGGCGAGATCGAGCTGTTCCAGGGCCGCTCCTACAAAGCCTACCGTGGCATGGGCTCGCTGGGCGCCATGTCCCAGGCTCAGGGTTCCTCGGATCGCTACTTCCAGGACTCCGCTGCCGGTGCCGAGAAGCTGGTGCCTGAAGGCATCGAAGGCCGTGTGGCCTACAAGGGCGCCATGGGTTCCATCGTCCATCAACTGATGGGCGGTCTGCGGGCCTCCATGGGTTACACCGGCTGCGGGACCATCGAAGAGATGCGCACCAAGCCCGAGTTCGTCCGCATCACCGGTGCCGGCATGGCCGAATCTCACGTCCACGACGTGCAGATCACCAAAGAAGCGCCGAACTACCGGGTAGGTTGA
- a CDS encoding multidrug/biocide efflux PACE transporter has protein sequence MSQSNQIARRSFKERVLHATLFEVIAVVVCAPLLAWAMGKSLAHMGALTLMFSAIAMFWNMIFNVMFDAAQRRMGFERGLWARISHALLFEAGLILVLVPLAAWWLSISLVAAFFLDIGLILFFLPYTLGYNLAYDSLRERYFQRRQASELACR, from the coding sequence ATGAGTCAGTCCAATCAGATCGCCCGTCGCTCCTTCAAGGAGCGCGTGCTGCATGCAACCCTGTTCGAAGTGATCGCCGTGGTGGTGTGCGCGCCGTTGCTGGCCTGGGCCATGGGTAAATCCCTGGCGCACATGGGCGCCCTGACGCTGATGTTCTCGGCCATCGCCATGTTCTGGAACATGATCTTCAACGTCATGTTCGACGCCGCGCAGCGCCGCATGGGTTTCGAGCGCGGCCTGTGGGCGCGGATCAGCCATGCCCTGCTGTTCGAGGCTGGCCTGATTCTGGTGCTGGTACCGCTGGCGGCCTGGTGGCTGTCGATCAGCCTGGTGGCGGCATTCTTCCTGGATATCGGCCTGATCCTGTTCTTCCTGCCCTACACCCTGGGCTACAACCTGGCTTACGACAGCCTGCGCGAGCGTTACTTCCAGCGCCGCCAGGCCAGCGAACTGGCCTGCCGCTAA
- a CDS encoding putative bifunctional diguanylate cyclase/phosphodiesterase — MNKILLGVRALMSVPEDNPGLVKAQYLALSRQLPMMYFILLINTLMLAGTHFAVAPRWLVVYCPLIMTVFGVIRAVEWMRTRGQTRSPAQMLTALKRTNMLAPFVAVAFTAWSLALFPYGDGYAQAHVAFYMAITVIGCIFCMMHLLPAALATTAVVNTAFVVFFASTNIITFVATAIDVLLVSIAMLIILKAQYADFTRLVNMQAHTAKLSEENLHLANQDSLTGLANRRQFFSRLDTQLSRAREQDIRLAVGLIDLDGFKPVNDLYGHSIGDKLLYQVGQRLTGLLDENVHLARLGGDEFALIITQAMSDDQLRAFGEKICASMREPFLLVDIPIQISASLGIATFPDQASCATHVYEYADYALYQSKRHRPGTVCLFSAAHRQQLNREGLTEQALRRADLEREFHVVFQPIVDIHSERTVAFEALARWESPELGSVPPCDFIPIAERVGMVNRLTVPLLRAALDAAASWPAGIRLSFNLSVHDCGSQDAAQQIVELIKSSRFDPACLDLEITETAAIQDLPQTQRAISRFRELGCGISLDDFGAGYSSLSQIHALSLTKLKVDRTFVTNIHLDPASFKIVKSLVALCQDMQLECIVEGVETAAELGALKNLGCVWAQGYLFSKPMQASDISAWLGGEQLAKVQAV; from the coding sequence ATGAACAAAATACTGCTGGGCGTACGAGCGTTGATGTCCGTGCCTGAGGACAATCCTGGTCTGGTCAAGGCGCAATACCTCGCGCTGTCTCGCCAATTGCCGATGATGTATTTCATCCTGCTGATCAACACCCTGATGCTGGCGGGCACCCACTTCGCGGTCGCGCCGCGCTGGCTGGTGGTGTACTGCCCCTTGATCATGACGGTGTTCGGCGTGATTCGTGCGGTGGAATGGATGCGCACGCGAGGGCAGACACGCAGCCCGGCGCAGATGCTGACGGCGCTGAAGCGCACCAATATGCTCGCGCCGTTTGTGGCCGTGGCGTTCACCGCCTGGTCGCTGGCATTGTTTCCCTATGGCGACGGCTATGCCCAGGCGCATGTCGCCTTTTATATGGCGATCACCGTCATCGGCTGCATTTTCTGCATGATGCACCTGCTGCCAGCTGCCCTGGCTACCACAGCAGTGGTCAACACGGCGTTCGTGGTGTTCTTCGCATCCACCAATATCATTACCTTCGTTGCCACTGCAATTGACGTGCTGCTGGTGTCCATCGCCATGCTGATCATTCTCAAGGCGCAGTACGCCGACTTCACCCGGTTGGTGAACATGCAGGCGCACACGGCAAAACTCAGTGAGGAAAACCTCCACCTGGCCAATCAGGACAGCCTGACCGGGCTGGCCAACCGACGGCAGTTCTTTTCCCGCCTCGATACGCAACTGTCCCGCGCCCGCGAGCAGGATATTCGCCTGGCCGTAGGGCTGATCGACCTGGATGGCTTCAAGCCGGTCAACGATCTGTATGGCCATAGCATTGGTGACAAGCTGCTCTATCAAGTTGGCCAGCGCCTGACCGGGCTGCTCGACGAAAACGTGCACCTGGCCCGGCTGGGCGGCGACGAGTTCGCCCTGATCATCACTCAGGCCATGAGCGACGACCAGCTGCGGGCGTTTGGCGAGAAAATCTGCGCCAGCATGCGCGAGCCGTTTCTGCTGGTGGACATTCCTATCCAGATCAGTGCATCGCTGGGCATCGCGACCTTCCCGGATCAGGCATCCTGCGCCACGCACGTGTATGAATATGCCGACTACGCCCTGTATCAGAGCAAGCGCCACCGCCCCGGCACGGTCTGCCTGTTCAGCGCAGCCCACCGCCAGCAGCTCAACCGCGAAGGGCTGACCGAGCAGGCCCTGCGCCGGGCCGATCTGGAGCGTGAGTTTCACGTGGTGTTCCAGCCCATCGTGGATATTCACAGTGAGCGAACCGTCGCGTTCGAAGCACTGGCTCGCTGGGAAAGTCCAGAGTTGGGCAGCGTGCCGCCCTGTGATTTCATTCCGATTGCCGAGCGTGTCGGCATGGTCAATCGCCTCACGGTGCCGTTGCTCAGAGCGGCGCTGGACGCGGCCGCGAGTTGGCCTGCGGGCATCCGCCTGTCATTCAACCTGTCCGTCCACGACTGTGGTTCGCAGGACGCGGCCCAGCAGATCGTCGAACTGATCAAGAGCAGCCGTTTCGACCCGGCCTGTCTCGATCTGGAAATCACCGAAACCGCGGCCATCCAGGACCTGCCGCAGACCCAGCGAGCGATCAGCCGGTTTCGCGAGTTGGGCTGCGGCATATCCCTCGACGACTTCGGCGCCGGCTATTCCAGCCTGAGCCAGATCCACGCGCTGTCGCTGACCAAACTGAAGGTGGACCGCACCTTCGTCACCAACATCCACCTCGACCCGGCCAGCTTCAAGATCGTCAAATCGCTGGTTGCCCTGTGCCAGGACATGCAACTGGAATGCATCGTCGAAGGCGTGGAAACCGCCGCCGAACTCGGCGCCCTGAAGAACCTCGGCTGCGTCTGGGCCCAGGGCTACCTGTTCTCAAAACCCATGCAAGCCAGCGACATCAGCGCCTGGCTTGGCGGCGAGCAGTTGGCCAAGGTGCAGGCGGTTTGA